TGTTGGCCATCGCAGCCTGAAGGTAGCGCTTCTTCTTGAGGAACTGCATAGCATCGTCGTAGTTTGTGCTGCTAGCTGCTGGCTTCGTTGGTCCTTCTTGAAGAGTTTCAACTGACTCGAGCTCGGTGTTGCTTTCTACCTCTAAAAGGCCTTGCTTGTCCACGATTTCAAAGGTGTACTGTGTGACCTTAGTATTCTCCTCAAAGGAAGACAAAGTGGAGAGGCAGGGAGCAGTTTGTTCAGTGGACTGTTTGAGACTCCTCTTGGGGACTTTCTTCAGGACTAGTCTGGGAGGAGTGGTGTCCTCCGACGACACTTCTCCCTCTTGGTGTGGGCTAGCCGATTCTCCAGGTTCGACAGAGAAGTCTGCAAGCACATACTCATGTTTGACTTTGGAGGACACGGCATAGAGAGGTAGACCTTCAATTTTATtctgtctctgctcctccttctcctccgtTTCGACTACAGTAACAGTGTGCCCGTCTGTCTGGGCAGCAGTGGAAGCTTCGGAACTCTTGTCTGCACACTTTTGTCGTTTTTTCTTGGGCAGTGAACAATCTTTGGCAAGAAAAGGGATGCCCAACGTTTCTGCTTCACGCAAAGGCCCCACTTTACCAGCTGCCTTGTTGGTCTTCCTCTCCCTGTTCTCGTGACACATTCGTCTGTGCTTTAAAACCCGGTCTGTTCTGGAGAAGTACTGTCAGGAGACAAAAAAAGTGACTTTATTTTCCAGCAAGTAGGCTCAATGCAGCGCCATACACCcaattattttgtgtgtaattatgtagcattattaataattaatcaaaaacTTTGAATGACAAATGAAGGTTCAAGTTTCTGTCtaatcacaataaataaataaatacgtgATTCAGCGCATGAAACTTGTTATTATAAGTCAACTCGAATCAGTTTccacaaataacaacaattaaCTTTATGACTGAAACTCTCAAATTATCTTCCAGCCCTTCTGCtgttggcctttttttttttccaacttcCCATCCTGCAGTAATTTACtagcaaacagaaacagagcttGCCTGGTGGCAGTAGTCACACTGGTATGGTTTCTCTCCGCTGTGAGTCCTCTTGTGTCTCTCCATGTGGTACTTCTGGATGAACCTCATCCCACACTCGTCACAGCGAAAAGGCTTCTCTCCTaaataaagagacaaaaacaaacacttgagactGAAATGGAACCAAATAAAATCATAACGCATAGAGGCTGCATTCATTCTTTACTTACCGGTGTGGATCTTCTCATGTCTCTGGAGGAGATATTTCTGAATGAAGCGCATATCACACTGGCTGCACTGAAATGGCTTCTCACCTGGGGTTTGAATTATGAACATCAGGTTATAAATAATACTAaagattttatatttcatataatgCAAAAGGCAACTTTTTCATTTGGcatttctcctcttttcatcAACATGATGTTTAATATACTTATGAAGAGATGGTATTGTGTTTCAGTCTGTATATCATGGTTAAGGcaactttttaatttgaatatgtTATCTAATGTCAAAGCAAGAGGTTGTTAGggctgcattttaaaacatgactGTGGAATTAATACCTGTGTGAATGAAGACATGCCTCTGTAAATGGTAGTTGGTTCTGAATGCAGCATTACAGTGAACACAGACGTGACACTTGGGGCTTTGGATGCCCAATGACCCATCATCATTGATGCTGAGAATCTACAACAGCAAAGGGACAAAGACATATCAGTATTTGATACACAATCCAAACCCTggagaaatattaaaaacatgcagAACAAAATATCATTTCTGAGTAAAAAATTGACTTGAACCTTTGCTGGTGAACgctgcttcctttttttcttcttgggACACAACATCAGGTCCTTAActgcttttttctttagttGGCCCGGTGCCTCGGAGAGTTTCAGTTCCTGCTTGATGCTCAACTGTGGAAGGAGGACCACAGATaggaaaaacattaacaaaggCACATAATCCGCTTCAAAGTCCACCCACTCATCCAGCTGCTTATCAGGGTCAGGCAGGTTGAGGATAATTAACCAATGTGAGGGGGACTTCACCATGCAGCGTCATGCCCGCCACAATTTAAGAGGCAAGTTGAACAGGTTCAAGCATCCTCTGAGAATAAACTCAGGTCCTAGAAAACGTAGAACATTCTGTGAAACCCATCTTCTAGCTGGGATCCTCTGCAGATGCCATATGACTTATTTAACTATGCTGCCTAAGTTAAACACTTGAGCATTACAAATGTTTCTTACAGAAACTATGAACATGTAACATCTAAGTTGTAAGAAACAGGAATTACATACTGATCCTCAGTTCAGGTTATCCTAGATGTTTACACTCACagtattcaaaaataattgtatgttttcatgtgctgtattattattcttttgCACGCCAAAAGATTAAACAGCACACACATTTCAAGCTAaacactttttgaaaatgttttgcaaagCAGCTCTAAAACAAACCATCAACAGCACGATGGTTTTGATAAATGTGTCAACACCTGTGAATTCTCAGTGTTGAAGGACATAATGTCACATGACAAACACTGCACGACTGCAATTAATATAATGACGTCTAGGTACAGTAGCAACATAAATAATCTTCTCAATACATGGACTACTTCTTATGAACTCACTGGCATATGAAGCAAGCAGGGCAACTTATTGGTGAGTTTTAGGGGGAAATGCACCTCTCCTCCGCCCTCCTCCGCTCCACCTCTACCATTCTTTGTCATTTCCTCTTGCATCATCAGCTGATCTGGAGGAACAAGGTCATGTGTAACCAGCGAGGTGCCAGTCAAGTCCTCGTCGTCATCTTCATCGTCGTCATCCTCGGCCAACAGAGGGTGGTCTACCAGAGATCGTTCCCCCAAGGTCATCACCACCAAACCTCCCCCACTGCCCAGCCCgactctccctcctccatccAACCCTCCACTGCTGCACTTCAGCAGCATTCCCTCCAACTTGTCCTCAGTGTTCATCTTACATAGAGTAGTTCTTGAGTCTgtaaaaagaaattaaacaaagagaTGATTGGAAAATGTTGGCAAGCTAaagattaaacattttgttctaGTTTATTTGACCATGAGAAAGATACACACAGAATAacacataacaaaaaaacatttgcacgGACTCTCTTGAAGTAAATGAGTAACTAGgtcactttttttccaaaattgCGATGgttaatgattattattaaaatgctaaaatgGGCCTTTTGCATTAAATTCTGGCACCATAAAACCCTTAGAAATACAGGTTTTGAACCACGGCTAAAGCCATCAACATTAGCTTTAAGTCACTCACAAAAAAGGGATTACAAATTACTGTTGATGTTGTAAACAAGTAAAAAATCAGGTGCCCTTACAGGAAAGAGAGAATTCTTTGGGATTGAATATATCCAGTGTATGTCATACTTTGAGTGGAAGTACATAGCAAGGGTTAGCAGACTGAAAAGCATCTCTTATTGTAAGTTACAAATCCTTCTTTGATACATGAATAATCAATGTGTAACCAGTCAAGTCTTATTCTTGGTATACAGGGTATTAAACTTACATAGTGTCAACCCTAACCACATATTTCCACTTCAATTAAGCTGCAcagtcattgtttttattcttactGAAGAACCAGCTCTAGCATAGTTGGCATGAGTTTCCTATTAAGGTGATATTTGAAAGACTCAAGAGCTCTACTGCTATACATATGATGTCCCAGTAGGTTTCATTAACTTggtgcacatactgtatatggctATAGCTCTTAGAATATAAGCTGCTaccatacagaaaaacatatgatCACACTCAGTTCCACATTTATTGTCCATACAATACTGTCTCCCAGTAATGTGTCAAGTTTTGGAAGTGAGTTAGCTGTGGTTTCTGTGATCTTATCTTAAAGATACAACATGTACTATACAGTTTAAAGGGATGGCAAGCACCCTGAAGCAGCCCAGAAAGCTGATAAATTATTGACATGTTGTGCTGCTTTATTAAGTCGTAACACTTGTCGAGCTATTTTGTTGAGATTAATGTACTAAACAGCCaggcatatatatatatatatatatatatatatatatatatatatatatatataaatgtgtatgcttCGTTAACGGCTTAACGCCAGTCTATGTTGACAACTTCATATTTACAGAACCGAAGGTGCAAGAATAGCTTCCCATTTATTGCTGCAACATTACACTTGTGTTTCCTTCCCTTCAACAAGACCTAATTAGTTAACTAGCTATCACTTGATCTGAAAACGGTAACGTTAATGCTAGCGAACGTAACGGTAGCATTTAGTGACAGGTTTGACCTAACCTTAGCTTATACAGATCGAACTCAGGAGACAGTATGTATCTGTCACGgttcaaacacacaacaacaaacacttaCTCCCATatgtaaacacactcactgtgCCACAGGTTAAATGGGTTAAGTCTCTtgctagccagctagctagcCGCGCTTGTCAAGGATGCTACATCACATTTTACGACAGCTACTGAAGAAACGTATGTAAAAAGAAGGAtgtgctttcaaaataaaagctcactCCCCACCTCCAATTAAACTGTCACCCACAACTTTACACTTTAACTATTGATACAAATTtgtcatacacacatatgaacCCGGATACTATAACTGTACGAGTCATATTCATGTCCAATCATAAAATAATTAGATAGAAAAACACCATTTTGCATGGCATCAAGTTTGTATACATTATAAAGATAACATAATAATACTAACAATCCATTGTATTTATAGAGTGCTTTTATAAAAACtcagacactttacagaggtacaattcatatatatatataaaaaaaacatgattcaaacaacacacttaaCATAAAACACTCCAATAATTTCTACAAAGAAATATCTGACATAGTCAATATCTTCATAATAATGACCAAGGCCATCCTAGTAGCGCTCTTCATCTTCGCGAAACTCCTCATCCTCTATGTGATCCTTTGGTACATTTGCTGAGACGTGGACTGCGACCACGGAATTTGAGGATATTCCAAACGGCAATAACGGGAATTTCTCAATGGGGCGCACAGAGGAGCCCAGGGTCATCCCGTAAATCTGCCTTCTTTGTTATGTCTTTCCTGATGTGTTAGTTCTTCATAATAATGGTTAAAGATAACATGTAATGATTAAAAACTCAGACAACCTGACACAATGAGTTTAAATATTATTCATCCAGAAGTACCAACAAtggataaaaacatttttttatttacgcAATTATTGGATGACACACATTAGCCCATATAACAGTAGAGTCAAGCTGTATAACAACGTATgctatttaaagaaatgtggtaattatttttgatatattatAAATTAATGTAGTTGGTTTTGGGTCGCCTGTGATGgcattaagtatttatttataatcagTTACATTTACTGTTATTTAACTACATTTCTAtttatctatatatctatatataattaccacatatatatatatctatatatatatagatatatatattcaaaactgccctgttgtatttaaaaaatctgttttgtaATGACGAATGCTATTTAAAAGTAGGCTGAAAACGATTGATTATTCCTTTAATCCTTTTATAATTTATTCTAAATAaactttttggggaaaaaaatcccaagCACGaaccacattttttatttattttgtcacactttaagatttaatttaaaacaattgttATATCTGCATTGAAACAAATTAACATCACAACGGGTACGTCACATAATGCTTTAGTTTGAAGGCTGTGACCGGAAGTTTTAATTTCCTTCACCCGCTTGACAAAGGTCTACGGCCCGTtgaagctagctagctagctagctgctaGCAAGTTGGAGAAAACATTAGACTTTGTTGCTGTAATATACAGTTGACACCGCATCCTCATTGTATTGTAAGTTCAGTATTCAACAATACATTTTACCTCTCATGAAACAGCACACATGACACAAAGCACAACTTTCGTTTGCACCTTTAACCAAACTTGTTAGCAGCGCCAGTGCGCTCAATAGGCCGGAATGTTATTGCCTGCTAGTTAAGCTATCGTTCGCTAACCCGCAACTCatcaaacaataacattaatcTCAGTAGCGCACGAGTAACATGTCAACTACTGAAGCTGCATTGTTTCTTCTTACCTGCTGTGCGTCTTAAAGCCGTTTAGCTGTCATGATTGTTATGCAAGACTACAGTGTAATGATGGTGTGCGGAATAATCAAATACACCATCACATTTTATGAAGacttgatttttgttttgatttgtcgCCATCTAGTGGTTCAAATCGGCTGTAGGTACAATGCGCTCCTGATCACTCCGGCTCATAATGCCTGATGCTTCAGTTTGGCGACCTACTTCTACACAtgtatatttattcatcatAATATCCTTTCCGGTCTTTTTAATCAGTTTGTTTGtaataattttgttttttacagtcAACCAACTATATCGACTTTGGATTGTATCCTTCCTGTACAGTGGCTAAAAATGAATTGTGGTCACATAATCCATCCGGAAATGAAGCACGATACCATTAGGTATATCTGATTCATGCAGTGGTCGTAAAAGCTACAACACAAGTCTATACTATAGTCACTACTCTACATTTTTTCTTGGAGGTATAGTTTATAGGCCTATATGTTCGCTAGAAAGA
This genomic stretch from Eleginops maclovinus isolate JMC-PN-2008 ecotype Puerto Natales chromosome 7, JC_Emac_rtc_rv5, whole genome shotgun sequence harbors:
- the znf148 gene encoding zinc finger protein 148 isoform X2; this encodes MNTEDKLEGMLLKCSSGGLDGGGRVGLGSGGGLVVMTLGERSLVDHPLLAEDDDDEDDDEDLTGTSLVTHDLVPPDQLMMQEEMTKNGRGGAEEGGGELSIKQELKLSEAPGQLKKKAVKDLMLCPKKKKRKQRSPAKILSINDDGSLGIQSPKCHVCVHCNAAFRTNYHLQRHVFIHTGEKPFQCSQCDMRFIQKYLLQRHEKIHTGEKPFRCDECGMRFIQKYHMERHKRTHSGEKPYQCDYCHQYFSRTDRVLKHRRMCHENRERKTNKAAGKVGPLREAETLGIPFLAKDCSLPKKKRQKCADKSSEASTAAQTDGHTVTVVETEEKEEQRQNKIEGLPLYAVSSKVKHEYVLADFSVEPGESASPHQEGEVSSEDTTPPRLVLKKVPKRSLKQSTEQTAPCLSTLSSFEENTKVTQYTFEIVDKQGLLEVESNTELESVETLQEGPTKPAASSTNYDDAMQFLKKKRYLQAAMANNSRDYSLNTSSISSQPPVAQTVVSAVIDETVPATILEPQPISADIKATHDKNVLPDEVLQTLLDHYANKANGQSDISFSVADTEVTSSISINSSNVSDGSPGENIGASSAQAQPATEKVSLLQEYSKFLQQALERTSQNDSYLTSQSLSLVSENPTLAGQPLFSTEKQFPSPSRFKSGMSSPLRSTLEKPHYGLLVGDSQHSFSFSGDETTPPSAVSPAEEDFLEQVSPSKKTDSSQGIIQTFQISSFDQNFKSHFQTSRSGSSSQFTVANGQLSLRGHSTDFSEFPVVRVTETRSQLNSSPDVSSSETFG
- the znf148 gene encoding zinc finger protein 148 isoform X3 gives rise to the protein MLSIKQELKLSEAPGQLKKKAVKDLMLCPKKKKRKQRSPAKILSINDDGSLGIQSPKCHVCVHCNAAFRTNYHLQRHVFIHTGEKPFQCSQCDMRFIQKYLLQRHEKIHTGEKPFRCDECGMRFIQKYHMERHKRTHSGEKPYQCDYCHQYFSRTDRVLKHRRMCHENRERKTNKAAGKVGPLREAETLGIPFLAKDCSLPKKKRQKCADKSSEASTAAQTDGHTVTVVETEEKEEQRQNKIEGLPLYAVSSKVKHEYVLADFSVEPGESASPHQEGEVSSEDTTPPRLVLKKVPKRSLKQSTEQTAPCLSTLSSFEENTKVTQYTFEIVDKQGLLEVESNTELESVETLQEGPTKPAASSTNYDDAMQFLKKKRYLQAAMANNSRDYSLNTSSISSQPPVAQTVVSAVIDETVPATILEPQPISADIKATHDKNVLPDEVLQTLLDHYANKANGQSDISFSVADTEVTSSISINSSNVSDGSPGENIGASSAQAQPATEKVSLLQEYSKFLQQALERTSQNDSYLTSQSLSLVSENPTLAGQPLFSTEKQFPSPSRFKSGMSSPLRSTLEKPHYGLLVGDSQHSFSFSGDETTPPSAVSPAEEDFLEQVSPSKKTDSSQGIIQTFQISSFDQNFKSHFQTSRSGSSSQFTVANGQLSLRGHSTDFSEFPVVRVTETRSQLNSSPDVSSSETFG
- the znf148 gene encoding zinc finger protein 148 isoform X1, with translation MNTEDKLEGMLLKCSSGGLDGGGRVGLGSGGGLVVMTLGERSLVDHPLLAEDDDDEDDDEDLTGTSLVTHDLVPPDQLMMQEEMTKNGRGGAEEGGGEVHFPLKLTNKLPCLLHMPLSIKQELKLSEAPGQLKKKAVKDLMLCPKKKKRKQRSPAKILSINDDGSLGIQSPKCHVCVHCNAAFRTNYHLQRHVFIHTGEKPFQCSQCDMRFIQKYLLQRHEKIHTGEKPFRCDECGMRFIQKYHMERHKRTHSGEKPYQCDYCHQYFSRTDRVLKHRRMCHENRERKTNKAAGKVGPLREAETLGIPFLAKDCSLPKKKRQKCADKSSEASTAAQTDGHTVTVVETEEKEEQRQNKIEGLPLYAVSSKVKHEYVLADFSVEPGESASPHQEGEVSSEDTTPPRLVLKKVPKRSLKQSTEQTAPCLSTLSSFEENTKVTQYTFEIVDKQGLLEVESNTELESVETLQEGPTKPAASSTNYDDAMQFLKKKRYLQAAMANNSRDYSLNTSSISSQPPVAQTVVSAVIDETVPATILEPQPISADIKATHDKNVLPDEVLQTLLDHYANKANGQSDISFSVADTEVTSSISINSSNVSDGSPGENIGASSAQAQPATEKVSLLQEYSKFLQQALERTSQNDSYLTSQSLSLVSENPTLAGQPLFSTEKQFPSPSRFKSGMSSPLRSTLEKPHYGLLVGDSQHSFSFSGDETTPPSAVSPAEEDFLEQVSPSKKTDSSQGIIQTFQISSFDQNFKSHFQTSRSGSSSQFTVANGQLSLRGHSTDFSEFPVVRVTETRSQLNSSPDVSSSETFG